The following is a genomic window from Desulfuromonas acetoxidans DSM 684.
AGGATCGTTGGCGGCAAAAGCTTCGGCACCAGCCTTGTCCTCGCATTCGAGGATGACCACAGAGCCATTCATCTCACCGGCATCATCCAGGGTTGGTCCGGCAACAAAAAGGCGCTCACCAAAGCTTTTGAGGTACTCGACATGGGTTGGCCGGTTAGCCATACGGACTTCAAGATGATCTTCTTTATCAATACAACGAATCACATACAACATGATTTCCCCCTTTAATGGTTATATCGCATCATTCGGTTAAAACAGTGGTAACAATAGGTAAAAATAGCGCACGGTGCAAGGTTCTTGTTTGACAACCGTTCCAACCATGGCTGAAAAAGTTACCTCTTTACTGCCGATCAACTTTGGTCAAACGGTTCTCAAAATCGTCAAAACATGATACCACTATGGGCGCATTGATCCGTCCATCAACCAGGGGAGCCTTTTTTATCATGACGTTTGAACATATCGGTCTGCAAGTCCCGCGAATTCTGTTACCCAAACGTGGCACTGACATGCGTTACTGGTCGGTGATTGCCTGCGATCAATACACCTCGGACCGCTCCTACTGGCAACGCCTTGAGCAACAAACAGCTGGGAAACTCTCGACCCTAAACCTGATCTTTCCCGAAGTAAATCTGGAAGACGACGATGCGCCACAGCGCATCGAAAAGATCAATCACACCATGGAAGCTTATCTGGCTGACGGTAGTCTTGAAGAACAACAGCCCGGTTTCATCCTCATTGATCGCTCGACCAGTGAGGTGCCGTCACGTAAAGGCCTGATGGTGGCACTGGATCTGGAACAGTACGATTACACGCCGGGCTCAAAAAGTCTGATCCGGACAACGGAAGGCACCATTGTTGATCGACTGCCACCGCGCATCAAAGTACGTGAGAACGCCCCCATCGAACTGCCGCACATCATGGTATTGATCGACGATCCGCAACAAACAGTCATTGAACCTTTGTTTAACGAAACTCTGGAAACAGTCTATGACTTTGAACTTCTCGAGAATGGTGGCCATATCCGTGGTCTGCGTGTTGATCAACCAGCCTTAATTGAGCAAGTGGTCACGGCTCTGACCCGGTTAAAGGATAGGGGCCGTTTCCAGGAACGTTACCAGACCACGGATGACGAGGCGATGCTCTATGCCATGGGCGACGGCAATCACTCCTTTGCTACGGCCAAAGCAATCTGGGAGCAGTTGAAACAACAGACAGATGACCCGCAAACCGTTATGAACCACCCGGCTCGCTACGCTCTGGTGGAACTGGTCAATTTGCACGATGCCGGCCTGGAATTTGAACCGATCCACCGGGTGCTGTTTGATGTCAGTGAGGAGCAGCTGCTGAACGCCATGAAAAACTGGTATCAACAGCACAACCTAGATTTTGAATTTATCGCCTGTGAAAACCTGCAACAAGCTGAGGAGTTGTCCAGAGCCGACGATACGGAGCACAGTTTCCCCTGTATTATCG
Proteins encoded in this region:
- a CDS encoding DUF1015 domain-containing protein encodes the protein MTFEHIGLQVPRILLPKRGTDMRYWSVIACDQYTSDRSYWQRLEQQTAGKLSTLNLIFPEVNLEDDDAPQRIEKINHTMEAYLADGSLEEQQPGFILIDRSTSEVPSRKGLMVALDLEQYDYTPGSKSLIRTTEGTIVDRLPPRIKVRENAPIELPHIMVLIDDPQQTVIEPLFNETLETVYDFELLENGGHIRGLRVDQPALIEQVVTALTRLKDRGRFQERYQTTDDEAMLYAMGDGNHSFATAKAIWEQLKQQTDDPQTVMNHPARYALVELVNLHDAGLEFEPIHRVLFDVSEEQLLNAMKNWYQQHNLDFEFIACENLQQAEELSRADDTEHSFPCIIGGFFGLCRIRQPHLTLVVGTLQEFLDDFLKQTPSARIDYIHGSKSVTALGSVSDAAGFYLPAINKHDLFRTIVHDGALPRKTFSMGEADEKRFYLECRKISVS
- a CDS encoding YciI family protein, with product MLYVIRCIDKEDHLEVRMANRPTHVEYLKSFGERLFVAGPTLDDAGEMNGSVVILECEDKAGAEAFAANDPYAKAGLFSDVTISPWKKVLP